A region from the Streptomyces lydicus genome encodes:
- a CDS encoding Atu4866 domain-containing protein — protein sequence MAAIEDGHVDVVGMWVTEDGHIRQELLPDGRYDEARGERASAYTGRYRVTGSHLDYVDDTGFTATGDIRDGVLYHEHLVLYRESSPS from the coding sequence ATGGCCGCGATCGAGGACGGCCACGTGGACGTGGTCGGTATGTGGGTGACCGAGGACGGGCACATCCGGCAGGAGCTGCTGCCGGACGGCCGTTACGACGAGGCTCGCGGCGAGCGGGCCAGTGCGTACACCGGCCGTTACAGGGTCACCGGTAGTCACCTGGACTACGTCGACGACACCGGGTTCACCGCCACAGGGGACATCCGCGACGGAGTGCTCTACCACGAACACCTCGTGCTGTACCGAGAGTCGAGCCCGTCGTAG
- a CDS encoding SDR family NAD(P)-dependent oxidoreductase: MTRRRLEGKVALITGATGGIGAATAELFAQEGARLVITDVAREPLQNLARRIEAGGAEVATALLDVSSAPEWEEVTALVRDRFGVLDVLVNLAGILDWPGIEDTREEVWDRVIDVNQKGTWLGMRAAMPLLRASGNASVINTSSVLGLVGSGAAAAYQASKGAVRLLSKTAAVEYARQGVRVNSIHPGVVATPMIQDLLDEQGDQQPDIQRTPMRRAGRADEVAPAILFLAGDDSSFVTGSELVVDGGLTAH; this comes from the coding sequence ATGACCAGACGACGTCTTGAGGGCAAGGTGGCCCTGATCACGGGCGCGACCGGGGGGATCGGTGCGGCGACCGCCGAACTCTTCGCACAGGAGGGCGCCCGGCTGGTGATCACCGATGTAGCCCGGGAACCCCTCCAGAATCTGGCGCGGCGCATCGAGGCGGGTGGCGCGGAGGTGGCGACCGCCCTCCTCGATGTCTCCTCCGCCCCGGAATGGGAGGAGGTGACGGCCCTCGTACGCGATCGTTTCGGAGTGCTGGACGTGCTGGTGAACCTCGCCGGAATCCTGGACTGGCCGGGTATCGAGGACACTCGGGAGGAGGTGTGGGACCGCGTGATCGACGTGAACCAGAAAGGCACCTGGCTCGGTATGAGGGCGGCGATGCCGCTGCTGCGAGCGAGCGGCAACGCGTCGGTGATCAACACCTCGTCCGTGCTCGGCCTGGTGGGCAGCGGCGCGGCCGCGGCTTACCAGGCGTCGAAGGGCGCGGTGCGCCTGCTGAGCAAGACGGCCGCGGTCGAGTACGCACGGCAGGGCGTACGGGTCAACTCGATACATCCCGGAGTGGTCGCCACACCGATGATCCAGGACCTCCTGGACGAGCAGGGCGACCAGCAACCGGACATCCAGCGCACCCCCATGCGCCGAGCCGGCCGCGCCGATGAGGTCGCCCCCGCGATCCTCTTCCTCGCCGGCGACGACTCCTCCTTCGTCACCGGCTCGGAACTCGTCGTCGACGGCGGCCTCACCGCACACTGA